The following are encoded in a window of Brevibacillus ruminantium genomic DNA:
- a CDS encoding DUF6115 domain-containing protein, whose protein sequence is MNGVYYSLIGVGVVSILLALLFSLARSRKEEHTAPQLGMDEIEKTLQRFVGQIKQEKKAEQEEARRVHAQLRMELSETQARLDEAEKELRALREGSQAEKASAQPPVQEDATGDVLAMRERYRRVFELQHDGLGPDDIAKRIGAGRGEIDLILSLAIPRERGDANEKD, encoded by the coding sequence ATGAATGGGGTTTACTATAGTTTGATCGGCGTAGGCGTCGTTTCCATTTTACTGGCGCTGCTGTTCTCGTTGGCACGCTCCCGCAAAGAAGAACATACAGCGCCGCAGCTCGGCATGGATGAGATCGAGAAAACCCTGCAGCGCTTTGTCGGACAAATCAAGCAGGAGAAAAAGGCAGAGCAGGAAGAGGCACGGAGAGTCCATGCCCAGCTTAGGATGGAGCTGTCCGAAACTCAGGCGAGGTTGGATGAAGCGGAAAAGGAATTGCGCGCATTGCGTGAGGGGAGTCAGGCAGAAAAGGCAAGCGCCCAGCCGCCAGTGCAGGAGGATGCTACTGGTGATGTACTGGCGATGAGGGAGCGGTATCGCCGTGTTTTTGAATTGCAGCATGATGGGCTCGGACCTGACGACATCGCGAAAAGAATAGGGGCAGGCAGAGGAGAAATTGACCTGATTCTATCTTTAGCTATCCCTCGTGAACGGGGGGATGCCAATGAAAAAGACTGA
- a CDS encoding DNA polymerase III subunit gamma/tau, translated as MKKTEILFGFGAGLLVATSILGALSQLGGPTEAESQTLTREQIEKLAEQSQLVVLSKEEFDQLKQEKKLSLPIAEPPKQPAVPSSPPPEVPKTATPKAPSTGDSVVKASSPPSKPSQPELSQANEPAAPQSSGPASSVMETPAAPVSIQQETAKETKSITIPYKATAEGVARTLVESGILNADNRFVDTLRAQDKLDRIRVGTYQIPLGASEEEIVKIIATPPKK; from the coding sequence ATGAAAAAGACTGAAATTCTCTTTGGATTTGGCGCTGGTCTGCTGGTGGCGACGTCCATTCTGGGAGCGCTGTCTCAACTGGGCGGACCTACGGAAGCAGAATCACAGACACTCACCAGAGAGCAGATCGAAAAATTGGCGGAACAGAGCCAGTTGGTCGTTCTCTCAAAAGAGGAGTTCGATCAGCTGAAGCAGGAGAAAAAGCTCTCTCTACCAATAGCTGAGCCGCCTAAGCAACCGGCGGTACCCTCGTCCCCGCCGCCTGAAGTTCCAAAAACAGCAACACCAAAAGCACCATCAACTGGCGATTCAGTGGTGAAAGCATCAAGCCCGCCGTCCAAGCCCAGTCAGCCTGAGCTTTCTCAGGCTAATGAACCGGCTGCTCCCCAATCAAGCGGGCCTGCTTCTTCAGTCATGGAGACACCGGCAGCCCCTGTAAGTATTCAACAAGAGACGGCAAAGGAAACAAAATCAATCACGATTCCATACAAGGCCACTGCGGAAGGAGTAGCCCGCACATTGGTTGAGTCCGGCATATTGAACGCGGACAACCGCTTTGTGGACACCCTCAGGGCGCAAGACAAACTGGACCGGATTCGGGTCGGTACCTATCAGATTCCTTTGGGAGCCAGTGAAGAAGAGATCGTGAAAATCATCGCAACGCCTCCTAAAAAATGA
- the rpsB gene encoding 30S ribosomal protein S2 produces MAVISMKQLLEAGVHFGHQTRRWNPKMARYIFTERNGIYIIDLQKTVKKVEEAYNFVRELAQNGGKVLFVGTKKQAQESVKEEAERTGHYYINQRWLGGTLTNFTTIKKRTARLAELNRMEEDGTFAVLPKKEVIVLRKEKERLEKFLGGIAHMDELPDALFVIDPRKERIAVAEARKLGIPIVAIVDTNCDPDEIDYVIPGNDDAIRAVKLLTSKMADALTEGNQGGEQATTTA; encoded by the coding sequence ATGGCAGTTATTTCGATGAAACAGCTTCTCGAGGCTGGTGTTCACTTCGGTCACCAAACTCGTCGCTGGAACCCGAAAATGGCACGCTATATCTTCACCGAACGTAACGGAATCTACATTATCGACCTGCAAAAAACCGTGAAAAAAGTTGAGGAAGCGTACAACTTTGTACGTGAACTGGCTCAAAACGGCGGAAAAGTGCTCTTCGTTGGTACGAAAAAACAAGCACAAGAATCCGTAAAAGAAGAAGCAGAACGTACAGGTCACTACTACATCAACCAACGCTGGTTGGGTGGTACCCTGACAAACTTCACTACCATTAAAAAACGTACAGCTCGTCTTGCTGAGCTGAACCGTATGGAAGAAGACGGCACTTTCGCTGTTCTGCCGAAGAAAGAAGTTATCGTTCTTCGCAAAGAAAAAGAACGTTTGGAAAAATTCCTGGGCGGTATCGCTCATATGGACGAACTGCCAGACGCTCTGTTCGTCATCGATCCGCGCAAAGAGCGCATCGCTGTAGCAGAAGCTCGCAAGCTGGGTATCCCAATCGTAGCGATTGTAGATACTAACTGCGACCCAGATGAGATCGATTACGTAATCCCTGGTAACGACGACGCGATCCGCGCTGTCAAATTGCTCACTTCGAAAATGGCTGATGCTCTGACTGAAGGAAACCAAGGCGGAGAGCAAGCTACAACAACTGCGTAA
- the tsf gene encoding translation elongation factor Ts, whose amino-acid sequence MAISAQAVKELRERTGAGMMDCKRALEETNGDLEKAIDLLRERGIAKAAKKAGRIAAEGLTAYATSGNSAAIVEVNCETDFVGKNPEFQELVKDVAEHVVTQRPASVEEALEQPFKGQGETLGHVISEKIATIGENISLRRFAILDKSDNGAFGTYLHMGGRIGVLVALEGTTDESLAKDLGMHAAASNPRFANREEVSADEIEREREVLKNQALAEGKPANIVEKMVEGRLSKYFEEYVMVEQPFVKDPDKKVGALLKEAGATLKGFVRYQVGEGIEKKQEDFAAEVMAQVNKQ is encoded by the coding sequence ATGGCAATCAGTGCACAAGCAGTAAAAGAACTGCGTGAACGTACAGGCGCAGGGATGATGGACTGCAAACGCGCTCTTGAAGAAACGAACGGTGATTTGGAAAAAGCAATTGACCTGCTCCGTGAGCGCGGAATCGCGAAAGCGGCTAAAAAAGCAGGACGTATCGCAGCAGAAGGCTTGACTGCTTATGCAACTAGCGGAAACAGTGCAGCGATCGTAGAAGTTAACTGCGAAACAGACTTCGTGGGCAAAAACCCTGAGTTCCAAGAGCTGGTGAAAGACGTTGCTGAGCACGTGGTAACCCAACGTCCTGCAAGTGTAGAAGAAGCGTTGGAACAGCCTTTCAAAGGCCAAGGCGAAACACTTGGACATGTCATCAGCGAAAAAATCGCGACAATCGGGGAAAACATCTCCCTGCGCCGTTTTGCCATCCTCGATAAATCCGACAACGGCGCATTCGGTACTTACCTGCACATGGGTGGACGCATTGGTGTTCTGGTTGCGCTTGAGGGTACGACAGATGAATCCCTGGCAAAAGACCTGGGCATGCACGCTGCTGCTTCCAACCCGCGTTTTGCAAACCGTGAAGAAGTATCTGCAGATGAGATCGAGCGCGAGCGTGAGGTTCTGAAAAACCAAGCACTGGCAGAGGGCAAACCTGCAAACATCGTGGAAAAAATGGTCGAAGGCCGTCTTTCCAAGTATTTCGAAGAATACGTGATGGTGGAACAACCATTCGTAAAAGACCCAGACAAAAAAGTTGGCGCTCTGCTGAAAGAAGCTGGCGCAACGCTCAAAGGCTTCGTGCGCTACCAGGTGGGCGAAGGCATTGAGAAAAAGCAAGAAGACTTTGCAGCAGAAGTTATGGCGCAAGTTAATAAGCAATAA
- the pyrH gene encoding UMP kinase has protein sequence MPLPAYKRVVLKLSGEALAGELGYGIDPKVIFSVANQIKEIVELGVQVAVVVGGGNIWRGLSGSSKGMDRATADYMGMLATVMNSLALQDGLEKVNVPTRVQTSIEMRQVAEPYIRRRAIRHLEKNRVVIFAAGTGNPYFSTDTTAALRAAEIEAEVILMAKNKVDGVYSADPSIDTTAVKYDKLTFLEVLSKGLGVMDSTASSLCMDNDITLIVFNISEEGNIRRAVMGEKIGTLVKGE, from the coding sequence ATGCCACTTCCTGCCTATAAACGGGTTGTGTTAAAGTTGAGTGGGGAAGCACTGGCTGGAGAACTAGGGTATGGAATTGACCCGAAGGTGATTTTCTCCGTCGCCAACCAGATCAAGGAAATCGTAGAATTGGGAGTACAAGTCGCAGTTGTTGTTGGCGGTGGTAATATCTGGCGTGGACTCTCAGGCAGCTCCAAAGGGATGGATCGAGCAACAGCCGATTACATGGGGATGCTGGCAACCGTGATGAACTCGCTCGCCCTGCAGGATGGATTAGAAAAAGTGAACGTCCCGACTCGAGTACAAACGTCCATCGAGATGAGACAAGTTGCCGAACCATACATACGTCGCAGAGCAATCCGCCATCTGGAAAAGAATCGCGTGGTCATCTTTGCTGCCGGTACGGGGAACCCTTACTTCTCTACCGACACGACTGCTGCCCTGCGTGCTGCCGAAATCGAGGCAGAAGTTATTCTGATGGCAAAAAATAAAGTGGATGGTGTTTATTCCGCAGACCCGAGCATCGATACGACAGCTGTCAAGTACGACAAGCTGACGTTCCTGGAAGTCTTGAGCAAGGGCCTTGGCGTGATGGACTCCACGGCATCCAGTCTTTGCATGGACAACGATATTACACTGATTGTCTTTAATATCTCGGAAGAAGGCAATATTCGCCGAGCGGTCATGGGTGAAAAAATCGGAACACTGGTAAAGGGGGAATAA
- the frr gene encoding ribosome recycling factor yields the protein MPQSVLKEMEDRMGKAIAALKKDLSSLRAGRANPAILDKVVVDYYGTPTPISQLANISVPEPRMLTIQPWDKSSLKEIDRAIQQSDLGLTPSNDGTIIRIAIPPLTEERRKELVKMANKSGEETKVAIRNIRRDANDEIKKLEKAATISEDESRRHQETIQKTTDKYIADVDKTVKEKEKDILEV from the coding sequence ATGCCGCAATCCGTATTGAAAGAAATGGAAGATCGAATGGGGAAAGCGATCGCAGCGTTGAAAAAAGACCTTTCGAGCCTCCGCGCAGGCCGTGCAAATCCAGCTATTCTCGATAAAGTCGTTGTTGACTACTATGGAACGCCAACCCCGATTTCTCAGTTAGCAAATATCAGCGTGCCTGAGCCGCGGATGCTGACAATTCAGCCTTGGGATAAATCGTCGCTGAAGGAAATTGACAGAGCGATTCAACAGTCTGATTTGGGCTTGACGCCTTCCAATGACGGAACGATTATTCGCATCGCGATTCCGCCACTGACAGAAGAGCGCAGAAAAGAACTGGTGAAAATGGCAAACAAGAGTGGAGAAGAGACGAAAGTGGCTATCCGGAACATCCGACGCGATGCCAACGATGAAATCAAAAAGCTGGAAAAAGCTGCTACGATTTCAGAAGACGAATCTCGCCGCCACCAAGAGACAATCCAGAAAACAACGGATAAGTATATCGCGGACGTCGATAAAACCGTGAAGGAAAAAGAAAAAGACATTCTGGAAGTTTAA
- a CDS encoding isoprenyl transferase — MLEHLARKWARKEKQEQTAEFDKDGVIPNHIAVIMDGNGRWAKARNLPRIAGHRSGMKTVKEIVRASDEIGVKYLTMYAFSTENWKRPREEVDFLMKLPQEFLSTELEELVERNVRIRMVGSKEELPAHTIKALETAEMRTRGNTGLQLNFALNYGGRKEIAIAVKDIVTRIQAGEIDLDQLNEEMISRHLYTSDIPDPDLLIRTSGELRLSNFMLWQLAYTELWFTDVLWPDFTREHLYQAIAEYQGRARRYGAV; from the coding sequence ATGTTAGAACATCTCGCGCGCAAGTGGGCTCGAAAAGAAAAACAGGAGCAAACCGCGGAATTTGACAAAGACGGCGTGATTCCAAATCACATTGCGGTGATTATGGACGGGAACGGGCGATGGGCGAAAGCACGAAATCTGCCAAGGATCGCTGGCCACCGTTCCGGTATGAAAACCGTCAAGGAAATCGTCAGAGCTTCTGATGAGATCGGCGTCAAGTATTTAACCATGTACGCCTTTTCAACCGAGAACTGGAAACGACCGCGGGAAGAAGTAGACTTTTTGATGAAGCTGCCGCAGGAATTTTTGTCGACAGAATTGGAAGAATTGGTTGAACGAAACGTGAGAATTCGCATGGTAGGCAGTAAAGAGGAGCTGCCTGCACATACCATCAAGGCTCTGGAAACAGCAGAGATGCGAACGAGAGGAAATACAGGATTGCAACTGAACTTTGCGCTGAATTACGGAGGACGCAAGGAAATTGCGATTGCTGTAAAAGATATAGTTACCCGAATACAAGCGGGTGAGATCGACCTGGATCAACTAAACGAAGAGATGATTTCCCGACATCTGTACACGAGTGACATCCCAGACCCAGACCTTTTGATTCGCACCAGTGGAGAACTTCGTTTAAGCAACTTTATGTTGTGGCAGTTGGCCTACACGGAATTATGGTTTACCGATGTGCTTTGGCCCGATTTTACCAGGGAACATTTGTATCAAGCAATTGCAGAATACCAGGGGCGAGCTCGTCGCTATGGAGCGGTATAA
- a CDS encoding phosphatidate cytidylyltransferase, with protein MKQRIITGLIGGAGFLFMVYLGGAWFSSLVFVLAVIGLFEFLRMANIQPLSVAGVLGYVLLISIMWPALSFTGQTGLVMPDLLLPVTLLLLLYAVFRKNLFHIEHAALTLLGALYISYGFAYMAALRNLSDTGLLLTVLVILGIWSTDSGAYFVGRAVGKRKLWPAISPNKTIEGAVGGLLVAILVVMAVNAWIGHIPYDQALLLALVTGIAGQLGDLVESAMKRHFGVKDSGRIFPGHGGVLDRFDSMILVFPILHLLGMV; from the coding sequence TTGAAGCAGCGGATTATTACAGGCCTCATTGGTGGGGCGGGCTTTTTATTCATGGTTTATCTGGGGGGCGCGTGGTTCTCCTCACTCGTCTTTGTTTTGGCCGTCATAGGCCTTTTTGAATTTTTGCGGATGGCGAACATCCAACCGTTGAGTGTGGCAGGGGTACTGGGCTACGTGCTCTTGATCAGTATAATGTGGCCAGCTCTCTCCTTCACGGGCCAGACTGGACTTGTCATGCCGGATCTGTTGCTGCCCGTAACCCTTCTTCTGCTCTTATACGCGGTTTTTCGAAAAAACCTGTTTCACATTGAACATGCCGCTCTTACTTTGCTGGGAGCGTTATACATAAGCTATGGCTTTGCCTACATGGCTGCCCTGCGCAATTTGTCGGACACAGGCCTGTTGCTTACTGTACTGGTTATCTTGGGAATATGGTCGACCGATTCGGGGGCCTATTTCGTGGGCAGAGCGGTAGGCAAACGAAAGCTGTGGCCTGCGATCAGTCCCAACAAAACCATAGAGGGTGCTGTCGGGGGCCTGCTGGTCGCGATTCTGGTCGTGATGGCGGTTAATGCCTGGATTGGCCATATCCCATATGACCAGGCCCTCCTGCTGGCACTCGTTACAGGGATTGCGGGGCAGCTCGGCGATTTGGTTGAATCGGCGATGAAACGTCATTTTGGTGTAAAAGACTCCGGCCGAATCTTTCCGGGCCACGGAGGGGTGCTGGATCGTTTTGACAGTATGATTCTTGTATTTCCCATTCTGCATTTACTCGGAATGGTCTAG
- a CDS encoding 1-deoxy-D-xylulose-5-phosphate reductoisomerase — protein MKRISLLGSTGSVGKSTLDVVAQHPEEFRVVALAGGTNVELLAEQVKQFQPELVSVGTTQGANELRERLGKRQVEIVCGNEGLEEVAKHPSSNFVMTAVVGSVGVAPTLAAIEAGKTIGLANKETLVSAGHIVMKAAKERGVSIIPVDSEHSAIFQCMEGSRREDVSRIILTASGGSFRHLSREELAHVTLEQALHHPNWSMGSKITIDSATMMNKGFEVIEAHWLFDLPYDKIECVLHYESIIHSMVEYKDRAVMAQLGTPDMRVPIQYALSYPGRMPLATEPLDLVKSGTLHFAPMDFDRYPLLQLAYDCGRIGGTHPTVLNAANEVAVNSFLQGAIDFIQIEQIVRQTCEAHQGISDPSLEEILFADQWARQEAVNCLHRDLR, from the coding sequence TTGAAACGAATATCGCTCTTGGGTTCTACCGGATCAGTTGGGAAGAGTACACTCGATGTGGTAGCCCAGCATCCAGAGGAGTTTCGTGTAGTTGCCCTGGCCGGGGGAACAAATGTAGAGCTGTTAGCCGAACAGGTTAAGCAGTTTCAGCCGGAGCTTGTCTCAGTTGGTACGACGCAAGGTGCCAACGAACTGCGCGAACGTTTGGGGAAACGTCAGGTAGAAATCGTCTGCGGAAATGAAGGGCTCGAAGAGGTAGCGAAGCATCCAAGTTCAAACTTTGTCATGACGGCAGTCGTCGGCAGTGTTGGAGTTGCACCGACGTTAGCGGCTATCGAAGCGGGGAAAACGATCGGTCTGGCCAATAAGGAAACACTTGTCAGCGCAGGTCACATCGTGATGAAGGCAGCCAAAGAACGGGGCGTTTCCATCATCCCGGTAGACAGTGAGCACTCTGCGATTTTTCAATGCATGGAAGGCTCCCGAAGAGAAGATGTTTCTCGCATCATCCTGACGGCTTCTGGAGGTTCTTTCCGTCATTTGAGCAGGGAAGAGCTGGCTCACGTAACACTGGAGCAGGCGCTGCATCATCCGAACTGGAGCATGGGCTCGAAGATTACGATTGACTCGGCGACGATGATGAACAAAGGCTTTGAGGTCATTGAAGCCCACTGGCTTTTTGATCTTCCGTACGACAAAATTGAATGTGTTCTCCATTATGAGAGTATCATTCATTCCATGGTAGAATATAAAGACAGAGCAGTGATGGCGCAGCTTGGCACTCCCGATATGCGCGTACCAATCCAGTATGCGCTAAGCTATCCGGGGAGAATGCCGCTTGCGACAGAACCGCTCGACCTGGTGAAAAGCGGTACTCTTCACTTTGCACCGATGGATTTTGACCGCTATCCTCTGTTACAATTGGCTTATGATTGTGGCAGGATAGGAGGCACTCACCCTACGGTGTTGAATGCAGCAAATGAAGTGGCTGTTAACAGCTTTTTGCAAGGAGCGATTGATTTTATACAAATTGAACAGATCGTTCGCCAGACATGTGAAGCCCATCAGGGTATCAGTGATCCTTCTCTGGAAGAAATCCTTTTTGCAGACCAGTGGGCGCGCCAGGAAGCTGTCAACTGTTTACACAGGGACCTGCGCTAA
- the rseP gene encoding RIP metalloprotease RseP, with amino-acid sequence MPFPNLDSVESILAIVIVFGVLVFVHELGHFLLAKRAGILCREFALGMGPKIFSVKRGETEYTLRLLPIGGMVRMAGEDPELDILKPHMEVTLVRDAVGKVTRILLDGPSGDERGAVTGTIVRFDLEQALSIVLDTEGEQRTFSVHPQAHLVKDGYEVQIAPLNRQFKGKTIMQRFWAIFAGPAANFLLAFVLFIVIGLAYGVPSNGPILGDILPNGPAAKAGLQAGDKVISIQGQPVSTWKELVEIVGKSPDKDLGFVVLRGNQQISAKVHVFNEKNVGKIMVTNAITYAPGEVLQYGANQTYEFTAMILKSLGMLFTGTVGLKDLSGPVGIFKMTGEFAQQGLAILMKWAAVLSINLGLFNLLPLPALDGGRLAFLVAEALRGRPVDPHKEGMVHFLGFALLMLLILVVTWNDLQRLFTE; translated from the coding sequence TTGCCCTTTCCCAATTTGGATTCAGTAGAATCGATTCTCGCGATCGTCATCGTATTTGGTGTACTTGTCTTTGTGCATGAACTGGGTCATTTTCTCCTGGCAAAACGGGCCGGCATCTTGTGTCGGGAGTTTGCACTGGGGATGGGACCAAAGATATTTAGCGTAAAGCGAGGAGAAACAGAATATACGCTGCGGCTTTTGCCGATTGGCGGGATGGTCCGCATGGCGGGCGAGGACCCGGAGCTTGATATCCTGAAACCGCACATGGAAGTAACCTTGGTGCGTGATGCAGTAGGGAAAGTAACCCGGATCCTGCTGGATGGACCAAGTGGTGATGAAAGAGGAGCAGTGACCGGTACGATTGTCCGCTTTGATTTGGAACAAGCCCTGTCGATTGTACTTGATACAGAAGGGGAGCAGCGGACATTTTCGGTTCATCCACAGGCTCATTTGGTGAAAGATGGATACGAGGTGCAAATCGCCCCGCTCAACCGTCAATTCAAAGGCAAGACGATCATGCAGCGTTTTTGGGCTATTTTTGCCGGCCCAGCAGCCAACTTTTTGCTCGCTTTTGTGTTGTTTATTGTCATCGGACTTGCTTACGGTGTTCCGTCCAATGGCCCGATCCTGGGGGACATCCTACCGAACGGCCCAGCAGCAAAGGCTGGACTGCAAGCGGGAGATAAGGTAATCTCGATTCAGGGACAGCCCGTTTCCACATGGAAAGAACTGGTCGAGATCGTCGGCAAATCTCCGGATAAGGATCTGGGATTTGTCGTCCTTCGCGGCAATCAGCAAATCTCGGCCAAGGTGCATGTGTTCAACGAAAAGAACGTGGGGAAAATCATGGTGACGAATGCCATCACATACGCACCGGGTGAAGTTCTTCAATACGGAGCAAACCAGACCTACGAGTTCACCGCGATGATTTTGAAAAGCCTGGGGATGCTCTTTACCGGAACGGTCGGTTTAAAAGATCTGAGCGGTCCCGTGGGAATCTTCAAGATGACAGGAGAGTTTGCCCAACAAGGCTTGGCCATTTTGATGAAATGGGCGGCTGTACTCAGTATCAACCTGGGGCTGTTTAACCTGCTTCCCCTGCCTGCTTTAGATGGTGGGAGACTTGCATTTCTGGTCGCAGAGGCATTGCGCGGCAGACCAGTCGACCCCCACAAGGAAGGGATGGTTCACTTCCTCGGTTTTGCACTGCTGATGCTGCTGATTCTGGTTGTGACGTGGAACGATTTGCAGCGGCTGTTTACCGAATAA
- the ispG gene encoding flavodoxin-dependent (E)-4-hydroxy-3-methylbut-2-enyl-diphosphate synthase, whose amino-acid sequence MYKREETKPVFVGDVQIGGQKSVVIQSMTTADTRDVEATLAEIQRLHDVGCQIVRLAVINEDAARSIKAIKERSPLPLVADIHFDYKLALIALESGIDKIRINPGNIGSKEKTKAVVEACRERNVPIRIGVNSGSVEKRLLEKYGYPSPEAIVESAMNHVHILEELHYENIVISLKSSDVPTMIQTYSLMAQKRNYPLHVGVTEAGTQFSGSIKSSVGIGTVLSMGIGDTIRVSLTADPVEEIKVAKQILRSLDIVNNDPIVIACPSCGRCAIDLIGLATKVEDAVSTLKTPLKIAVMGCAVNGPGEAREADVGVAGGNGEGLIFRHGEIVRKVKETELFEELMKEIHEIVEEKKTTQVG is encoded by the coding sequence ATGTACAAGCGAGAGGAGACCAAACCGGTTTTCGTGGGAGATGTACAAATTGGAGGACAAAAAAGTGTCGTCATTCAATCCATGACGACTGCTGATACACGCGACGTAGAGGCAACCCTGGCGGAGATTCAGCGTCTTCACGACGTGGGTTGCCAAATTGTCCGCTTGGCAGTGATCAACGAGGATGCCGCTCGTTCGATCAAAGCCATCAAGGAGCGCTCTCCATTACCGCTCGTGGCAGACATTCACTTTGACTACAAGCTGGCGCTGATCGCTTTGGAAAGCGGAATTGACAAAATCCGCATCAACCCGGGGAACATCGGCTCCAAAGAAAAAACGAAGGCGGTTGTAGAAGCTTGCCGGGAACGGAATGTCCCGATTCGCATCGGCGTAAACTCCGGCTCTGTAGAAAAGCGGCTGCTTGAAAAATACGGGTATCCATCTCCAGAAGCGATCGTAGAAAGTGCCATGAATCATGTGCACATTCTCGAAGAGCTTCACTATGAGAACATCGTGATTTCCCTGAAGTCCTCGGATGTTCCGACGATGATCCAAACCTATTCCTTGATGGCTCAAAAACGCAACTATCCGCTTCACGTCGGCGTGACGGAAGCGGGCACCCAGTTTTCCGGAAGTATCAAATCTTCTGTCGGAATCGGAACGGTTTTGTCCATGGGAATTGGCGATACGATCCGTGTCTCGCTGACCGCCGACCCGGTAGAGGAGATTAAAGTTGCGAAGCAAATTCTGCGCAGTCTCGATATCGTCAATAACGATCCGATCGTCATTGCCTGCCCATCTTGCGGACGCTGTGCGATTGATTTGATCGGTTTGGCCACGAAAGTGGAGGATGCGGTTTCCACTTTGAAGACTCCATTGAAAATCGCCGTCATGGGATGTGCTGTAAACGGACCGGGAGAGGCTCGTGAAGCGGATGTAGGGGTTGCCGGCGGGAACGGTGAAGGGTTGATCTTCCGTCACGGCGAGATTGTACGGAAGGTGAAGGAAACCGAACTGTTCGAGGAACTGATGAAGGAAATTCATGAAATTGTGGAAGAGAAAAAGACCACTCAGGTCGGTTAG